Part of the Phycisphaerae bacterium RAS1 genome, CGCGCGCGTAAGCAAGCGGTTCTTCAGACTCCGCTCCCTCACGGTCGCGTCTCGGAAATGGCTTCATGTTACTTGACCGATGCCGGTAGGATCGGCATAATCATGACAAGAGGAATAGCTGAGTTTTAGGTCAGCTTTGTGACGATAGGACGGGCGACAGGATCCGCTCCCGCCCGAAAGGAGATTCGCACAATGTCTGCAATCACCGCGACGGACGCGGCCACCCCGACGCGCCCAGAGCCGCAGGCGTCAGCCGCCCGGCTGGAGACGTTCGTCTACGACGACGCCATCTCGCGGATGTTCATGACCGCGACGATCGTCTGGGCGCTGGTGGCGACGCTGGCCGGGCTGGTGGTTGCGGTGGAGCTGGTGCTGCCGTGGCTGAGCATGGGCTTCCGCGAGCTGGCCTTCGGCCGCCTTCGGCCGCTGCACACCAACGCCGCCATCTTCGCCTTCGCCGGCAACGGCTTCTTCACCGCGATTTACTACTCGACGCAGCGGCTGTGCAAGGCGCGCATGTTCAGCGACTTGCTGAGCCGGGTGCACTTCTGGGGCTGGCAGCTCATCATCGTTGCGGCAGCCCTGACGCTGCCGACCGGCTTCACGGCAGGCAAGGAATACGCCGAGCTGGAGTGGCCGATCGACATCGCGATCGCGCTGGTGTGGGTGGTCTTCGGGATCAACTTCTTCGGCACGCTGGCGGTGCGCCGCGAGCGGCATCTGTACGTCGCGCTGTGGTTCTACATCGCCACGATCGTCACGGTGGCGATGCTGCACATCTTCAACAGCCTGGCCGTGCCCGCGTCGTGGCTGAAGAGCTACTCGATCTACGCCGGGGCGCAGGACGCCTTCATGCAGTGGTGGTACGGGCATAACGCGGTGGCGTTCTTCCTGACCACGCCGTTCCTGGGGTTGATGTACTACTTCGTGCCCAAAGCGGCCGAGCGGCCGGTGTTTTCCTACCGGCTGTCGATCGTGCACTTCTGGTCGCTGGTGTTCATCTATATCTGGGCCGGTCCGCACCATCTGCATTACCTGGCCGTGCCGGCGTGGCTGAGCACGCTGGGCATGCTCTTTTCGCTCATGCTGTGGATGCCGTCGTGGGGCGGAATGATCAACGGCCTGCTGACGCTGCGCGGGGTGTGGCACAAGGTCGCGGTTGATCCGGTGCTGAAGTTCTTCGTGGTGGGCATCACGTTCTACGGCATGTCCACGTTCGAAGGGCCGATGCTTTCGATCAAGAGCGTCAACGCCCTTTCGCACTACACCGACTGGACCATCGCCCACGTGCACGCCGGCGCGCTGGGCTGGAACGGCTTCATGACCTTCGGAATGCTCTACTGGCTGTTGCCGCGGCTGTTTCAGACCAAGCTCTACAGCGAGAAGATAGCGACCAACCACTTCTGGCTTTCGACGTTCGGGATACTGCTCTACATCATCCCGATCTACGTCGCCGGCATCACGCAGGGGCTGATGTGGCGGGCGGTGGATGCGCAGGGGCGGCTGATGTACCCCGATTTCGTCGAAACGGTCACCAAGCTGATGCCCTTCTACTGGATGCGCGTCGCCGGCGGAGCGCTCTACATCGCCGGCGTGGCGCTGGGCGCGTACAACTACCTGATGACCTGGCGCAGCCGGCCGGCGACCTACGAGGAGCCGGTGCATGAGGCTTACGCGCTGGCCCGCGGCTACGTCGATCCGCACCGGGCGCGCTCGCGCATCACCGGCCCGGTCGCCGACCTGGGCCACAAGCTCGATGTCTGGGCGCAGGCCGCGTGGCACCGCCGCTGGGAGCGGCTGTCGCTGACCTTCAGCATCTGGGTGGTCGTCGCGGTCGCGGTCGCGTCGCTGTTCGAGATCATCCCGACGTTCCTGATCCGCTCGAACGTGCCGACGATTGCGTCGGTGACGCCTTACACGCCGCTGGAGCTGTGCGGGCGCGAGATTTACATCGCCGACGGCTGCTACAACTGCCACTCGCAGCAGATACGGCCGATCCTGGCGGAGACGAAGCGCTACGGCGAATACAGCAAGGCGGGTGAGTTTGTGTATGACCATCCGTTTCAGTGGGGCAGCCGGCGGATCGGACCGGACCTCGCCCGCGGCGGACCGACCAAAGGCGCACCGATCTGGCACGTGATTCACTTCCAAAACCCGCGCGAGTACAGCCCCGGCTCGATCATGCCGGCCTACCCGACGCTGCTGACGAGACGAGCGGATTTCGACGGCATTCCGGCGCGGCTGCGGGCGATGCGCGCGATCGGCGTGCCCTACGACAAGGCGACGATCACGAACGCCGTATCGCTCGCCAAAGCGCAGGCGGCCGAAATTGCCAAGCAGATCGTAGAGCAGAAGGGGCCGGCCGGACTCGAGGACAAGGAAGTTGTGGCGTTGATCGCGTATTTGCAGAGGATCGGCACCGATTTGTACAAGCCGCCGCCGGCGCCGGCGGGCGACGCGACCCAACCGGCCGCGGGTGGAACGGGCGTCTCGCCCGTCCCGTCCATCGCGGCAGGAGGCAGATAGTCATGAGTCTCACGGACATCATGAGCGGCGCAGCTCTGACGCTCTATCCGAAGATCGGCCTGTTCATCTTCCTGGCCGCGTTCGTCGCGATCGTCGTTCGCGAATTCCTGCGGCCCAGAGCCGAAGTGAATCGCAACGCCCGGCTGCCCCTGGAAGACGAACCGCCCAGCGCGTCGCAGTCAATGAAGCAAAGGAGCTCGCGATGAGCCAGGCTCAGGACATCCTGCTGGATCACAACTACGACGGCATCCAGGAATATGACAACCCCACGCCCGGATGGTGGTGGCTGCTGCTGTACGGCTCGGTGGTGTTCAGCGTCGCGTACTTCCTGTTCTACACCTTCAACCCAGAGGCCGAGACGATCTGGAAAGAACACGAGGCCGCCGTCGCGGCCGATCTGCGACTGCAATTCGGCGAAATCGGCGACCTGGCCGCGGACGAGGCTACGATTCTGAAGTACATGAACGATCAGAAGTGGCTGGCGGTCGGCAAGTCGACCTTCGCGGCGCGCTGCGTGTCATGCCACGGCGCGACGGGAAACGGCCTGGTCGGACCGAACATGACGGACGACAGCTACAAAAACGTGAAGGTCATCGAAGACATCGCGCGCGTCATCGCCAACGGCGCCGCCAACGGCGCCATGCCGGCGTGGAAGAACCAGCTTCACCCGAATGAGATCGTGCTGACGGCGGCGTACATGGCGTCGCTGCGCGGCCAGAACTTGGCCGGCCCGCGCGGCGCGGAAGGCGACGCGATACCGCCCTGGCCGAAAGCGCCGGTCGATACGGCGGAGAAGAAGTAGCTCGATGAACGCCGGCGTGCCGACATCCGAGCCGCGACCGTCCGGGAGCGGTCTGTCCGAACCCCGTGCGCCGAGCACGGGGTTGACGTCGGTGCGCGCTGAACGCCCCCTGTCCGCGAGCGTCACCCCGCCGCTTGGCGCGGCGGGTTCGGAAAAAGCCGACACAGAACCGCTCCCTCACGGTCGCGGCTCGGACAAACCGCTCCCTCACGGTCGCGGCTCGGACAAACCGCTCCCTCACGGTCGCGGCTCGGATGGCGCGGCGGGTTCGGACAAGCCCGCCGTCGACGAGCTCGGACTGCTCCAGCCGGAGGAGGAAGTCCTCTCCACGCTCAACCGCGACGGATCGCGCCGCTGGCTGCGGCCACGGCTGTCGCAGGGGCGCTTCCTCGTCGGCCGGCAGCTCACCGCCTACCTTCTGATCGCCGTCTTCACGCTCATCCCGCACGTTCGAATCAACGGCGAGCCGGCGATGCTCCTGGACGTGGTCCACCGCAAGTTCGCTCTTTTCGGAATCGTGTTCCGCTCGACGGACACGGTCGTGCTTGCGTTCTTCCTCCTGGCGTGCGCCATCGCGGTTTTTCTTTTCACCGCGCTGCTGGGCCGCGTCTGGTGCGGCTGGGCGTGTCCGCAGACGGTCTATCTCGAATTCCTGTACCGACCCATCGAGCGGCTCTTCGATCACACACGCGGCCGAGGCGGCCAGCCGCGCCGCCCGCGCTCGCCCGCGGGCTGGGCCGCGATGTACGGCCTCTACCTGCTGGCGTCGATGTTCCTGGCGCACACGTTCCTGGCCTACTTCGTCGGCGTCGATGAGCTGTTGCATTGGATGCGCCGCTCGCCGCTGGAGCATCCGGCGTCGTTCGCGGTGATGGCGGTGACGACGGCCTTGATGATGTTCAACTTCAGCTATTTCCGCGAGCAAACCTGCCTGGTGGCGTGTCCCTACGGGCGATTTCAGGCGGCGCTGCTCGATCGTGATTCGCTGATCATTAGCTATGACGCGGAGAGGGGGGAACCGCGATCGAAAGTCAGAAGTCAGCAACTAGAAACTGGAAACAAGAAACTCGAAACAAGAAATAGGAAATCAGAAATAGGAGACGGGGGAATAAGACCCGTGACTGCTTCGCGCGAGGCGGTTCAACTGCCGGTCGCGGGCGGCCCGGCTGCATTCACTTCTGACTTCTTACTTCAGACTTCTGACTTCGCGCCCGGCGATTGCGTCGATTGCGGCCTGTGCGTCGTCACCTGCCCCACGGGCATCGATATCCGCAAGGGACTGCAGATGGAGTGCGTCGGCTGCGCCCAGTGCATCGACGCCTGCGACCTGGTGATGGACAAGGTCAAGCGGCCGCGCGGGCTGATACGCTATACGTCCGAGGCGCGCCTGGCCGGGCAGCGCGGCCGAATCCTGCGGACGCGGGTGGTCCTCTACTCGATGGGATTGCTGGCGCTGCTCGGCGCGCTGACGGCGGTTGTCGCCACGCGCGGTCCGGCGGAAGTGATGATCCTGCAGGGACTCGGGCTGCCGTTCAACGAGCTGCCCGACGGCCGCATCGGCAATCCCATCCGCATCAAGATCACCAACCGCACGCAGGCGGCGGCGACCTATCGCGTGGAGATCGTGGGCGCCGCCAGCGCGACGCTTATTACCGACGCGCCGGCATTCAGCCTCGAACCCGGACAGACGCGCACCGAGGGCGCGATCATCACGCTGCCGCGCAGCGACTTCGCCGGCGGCCAGGCCAGCGTCGTCATTCGCGTCAGCGACGGGGCGGGCTTTACAAGGGAATTCAAGCGGCTGCTCCACGGCCCGGCGGCACGCTAAGAACGGCAAAACAACCACGGAGTCACGGAGACACGGAGAATGCGCAAGAGAGAGATACGAGGACAAAGACGCCGATGGCGATACGGCGTTCATCGAGCTTCGCGCCTCCGATCCGCGTTTTTCGTACTCTCTTTCTTCTCCGTGTCTCCGTGTCTCCGTGGTTGTTTTCCAGAATTCACGAGACACACGGAGCCTGCCGATGGCTGCATTTGTTGATCCACAAACGCCAACCCTCGCGCCGCCGCCTGCCCGGCCGGCGGTCTGGTTCTGGCCGGCGCTCGTTTTCGCACTGCTGGGAATGCAGGTCGTGATCTGCGGCGCGATCATTTACGCGTCGAACACCGATCCGACCTTCGCCGTCGAGCCTGACTATTACCAGAAATCGCTCAACTGGGACGCGGCCCAGGCCCAGCAGCGGGCTCAGAACGCGCTGGGCTGGACGCTCAGCCTCGACGTCAGCTCCACCGCCACTCCGCTCGGACAACGGCAGCTCCGCTGCCGGCTGGCGGACCGCGACGGCCAACCGCTCGAAGGCGCCGCCGTCAGCGCTGAGGCGTTTCATCACGCGCGCGGCAACGAGCGCACGCGGATCGACTTCACCGCCGCCGCGCCCGGCTCATATGAAGCTGCGGCCCTGCTGCGAAAGCCGGGCGTCTGGGAATTCCGCTTCGATGTCCGCCGCGGCGAGCAGTCCTTCGTAATCACGCAGACGATCGATGTGCGGCAGGCGATCGGAGGCCCGCGGTGACGGCGCTGCTCGCGGCGATCGTGACCGCCAGCCTGCTGGGCAGCCTGCACTGCGCCGGCATGTGCGGGCCGCTGGCCGCCTTCGCCGTCGGCGGCAATCTCGCCGCGCCGCGCGCCCAGGCGCTGACCCACGCCGCCTACCACGCCGGCCGCCTCGTCACCTACGCGCTGCTGGGCGCCGCCTGCGGCGGGCTGGGCCACATGATCGACCTCGGCGGAAAAGTCGCGGGCGTGCAGCAGGCGGCCGCGATTCTGGCCGGAACGATGATGGTCGCGTTCGGCGCCGTCGCCGGATTGCGCAGCCTGGGCGTTCGCATCTCGGAATGGCCCGCGCCGGCCGTGTTGACGCGCGTCGTCACCGCCGGCCATCGCGCCGCAGTCGGAATGACGCCGGTGGCGCGCTCCGCGACCATCGGCGTGCTCACCGGCCTGCTGCCCTGCGGCTGGCTGTACGCGTTCGCCATCACGGCCGCGGGAACCGGCAACCCGCTGAGCGGCGCCGCGGTCATGGCCGCATTCTGGATCGGAACCGTGCCGGTGCTTCTGGCGCTGGGCATCGGCGTGAATCGGCTGTCGGCCGCGGTCGGCCGCCGAGCCGCAACCGTGATGTCGCTGATGGTGGTTGCGCTGGGCGTACTGATGGTCGTCGAGCGCAGCCGCGTCGCCAGCGCCGTCGCCGCCGCCGGCCATTCGCCGCCGCCGACCGTGTCGGCCGCGGCCGAAAGCGTCGCCACGCTGAACTCTGCCGAGATGCCCTGCTGCCATGGCCGCTGAACCGCTCCTCGCCGTGCCGGTCGAAGCTCCACGGTCCACTGCGACCGCGGATGTTCTCTGCGCACACTGCGGCTTGCCCGTGCCGCCGGGGCTGGTTGACTTCGAGTCTGAGCAGGGTCTGTCCGAGTCTGAGCAGGGTCTGTTCGAGTCTGAGCAGGGTCTGGTCGAGCCCGCCGGCCGGCGCATGTCCGAACCCGCCGCGCCAAGCGGCGGGTTGACGCTCACAGACCAGAGGCGTTCATCGAAAACCGACGTCAACCCCGTGCTTGGCGCACGGGGTTCGGACAGATGGCGCGCCGACGGCGCACGGGGTTCGGACAGACCGCCGGCCGAGCGCATTGCCGCTCTGCAATTCTGCTGCAACGGCTGTCGGGCCGTCTACGCCGTCATTCATGGCTGCGGCTTGGAACACTACTACCGCCTCCGCAG contains:
- a CDS encoding hypothetical protein (Cytochrome c oxidase subunit 1 homolog, bacteroid) yields the protein MSAITATDAATPTRPEPQASAARLETFVYDDAISRMFMTATIVWALVATLAGLVVAVELVLPWLSMGFRELAFGRLRPLHTNAAIFAFAGNGFFTAIYYSTQRLCKARMFSDLLSRVHFWGWQLIIVAAALTLPTGFTAGKEYAELEWPIDIAIALVWVVFGINFFGTLAVRRERHLYVALWFYIATIVTVAMLHIFNSLAVPASWLKSYSIYAGAQDAFMQWWYGHNAVAFFLTTPFLGLMYYFVPKAAERPVFSYRLSIVHFWSLVFIYIWAGPHHLHYLAVPAWLSTLGMLFSLMLWMPSWGGMINGLLTLRGVWHKVAVDPVLKFFVVGITFYGMSTFEGPMLSIKSVNALSHYTDWTIAHVHAGALGWNGFMTFGMLYWLLPRLFQTKLYSEKIATNHFWLSTFGILLYIIPIYVAGITQGLMWRAVDAQGRLMYPDFVETVTKLMPFYWMRVAGGALYIAGVALGAYNYLMTWRSRPATYEEPVHEAYALARGYVDPHRARSRITGPVADLGHKLDVWAQAAWHRRWERLSLTFSIWVVVAVAVASLFEIIPTFLIRSNVPTIASVTPYTPLELCGREIYIADGCYNCHSQQIRPILAETKRYGEYSKAGEFVYDHPFQWGSRRIGPDLARGGPTKGAPIWHVIHFQNPREYSPGSIMPAYPTLLTRRADFDGIPARLRAMRAIGVPYDKATITNAVSLAKAQAAEIAKQIVEQKGPAGLEDKEVVALIAYLQRIGTDLYKPPPAPAGDATQPAAGGTGVSPVPSIAAGGR
- the ccoP2 gene encoding Cbb3-type cytochrome c oxidase subunit CcoP2 translates to MSQAQDILLDHNYDGIQEYDNPTPGWWWLLLYGSVVFSVAYFLFYTFNPEAETIWKEHEAAVAADLRLQFGEIGDLAADEATILKYMNDQKWLAVGKSTFAARCVSCHGATGNGLVGPNMTDDSYKNVKVIEDIARVIANGAANGAMPAWKNQLHPNEIVLTAAYMASLRGQNLAGPRGAEGDAIPPWPKAPVDTAEKK
- a CDS encoding 4Fe-4S binding domain protein; this translates as MNAGVPTSEPRPSGSGLSEPRAPSTGLTSVRAERPLSASVTPPLGAAGSEKADTEPLPHGRGSDKPLPHGRGSDKPLPHGRGSDGAAGSDKPAVDELGLLQPEEEVLSTLNRDGSRRWLRPRLSQGRFLVGRQLTAYLLIAVFTLIPHVRINGEPAMLLDVVHRKFALFGIVFRSTDTVVLAFFLLACAIAVFLFTALLGRVWCGWACPQTVYLEFLYRPIERLFDHTRGRGGQPRRPRSPAGWAAMYGLYLLASMFLAHTFLAYFVGVDELLHWMRRSPLEHPASFAVMAVTTALMMFNFSYFREQTCLVACPYGRFQAALLDRDSLIISYDAERGEPRSKVRSQQLETGNKKLETRNRKSEIGDGGIRPVTASREAVQLPVAGGPAAFTSDFLLQTSDFAPGDCVDCGLCVVTCPTGIDIRKGLQMECVGCAQCIDACDLVMDKVKRPRGLIRYTSEARLAGQRGRILRTRVVLYSMGLLALLGALTAVVATRGPAEVMILQGLGLPFNELPDGRIGNPIRIKITNRTQAAATYRVEIVGAASATLITDAPAFSLEPGQTRTEGAIITLPRSDFAGGQASVVIRVSDGAGFTREFKRLLHGPAAR
- a CDS encoding FixH — translated: MAAFVDPQTPTLAPPPARPAVWFWPALVFALLGMQVVICGAIIYASNTDPTFAVEPDYYQKSLNWDAAQAQQRAQNALGWTLSLDVSSTATPLGQRQLRCRLADRDGQPLEGAAVSAEAFHHARGNERTRIDFTAAAPGSYEAAALLRKPGVWEFRFDVRRGEQSFVITQTIDVRQAIGGPR